Genomic window (Streptomyces sp. NBC_01431):
CGTGACGGCGTGGACGACTTCTACGAAGTCTTCTTCAACTGGCCGCAGCTCTACCTGCTCGGCGGCGCGGACGATCTGCTGGCGGCCGCCGAGCGCCACTGGGAAGGCGTCACCCGGCAGTTGACCGAGCTGGGCATGCTCCACGCCGAGTACGAACGGGGTTACGACTGGTTCCACCAGGGCGAGAGCCTGCTGCTGCTCTACTTCCTGTCGATGGCCGCCCCCGAGCGCTGGTCGGAGCGCGCCCTGCGGTTCGCCGACCTCTACGTCGATCCGGCCCACGGCAACTACGACCCCCAGCACCGCGTCATCCGACGCCCGCACAACGGAAGCGACCCCCAGCGGGAAGGCCTGTCCGACGGCGAGGCCTACCCGTGGCTGCCCGAGGAAGCCCGGATGTACGGATTCCCGCTCGACTGGACGCTCCCGGAAGGCACACCCGAACCCGAGCTGTCCCAGGACCCGCGTCTAGGCGAGGAGATGCGCCGCAGGATCGGCAGCGGCGACACCGCGGTCAACCTCGCCGCGGCCGGACTGGTCCTCAACGCCTGGATCCTGTCCGGCGAGGAGCGCTACCGCACTTGGATCATCGACTACGTCGGCGCCTGGCGGGAGCGTGCGGCAGCCAACGACGGGATCATTCCGGACAACGTCGGCACCGACGGCGAAGTCGGCAGCCAACTGGACGGCCGCTGGTACGGCGGGCACTACGGCTGGAGCTGGCCCCACGGCTGGTACAGCGTCGGCCAAGCCGCCCTGGTGGCGGCCCTGGCGGCCGTCGCCGCGACCGGCGACGAAGGCTTCCTCGACATGGTCCGTCCGGCCCTGGACACCGTCCTCGCCCACGGCAGGACCATGACCTTCAACGAGTCCGACTCCAGCCTGCGTTCGAGGTGGAGCGCCCAGCTCGCCGAAGACGTGGACACTCCCACCCTGCACGTGCCCTTCCGGCACAGCGACCGCGGCTGGTTCGACTTCAACCCGCCGCTGACCGCCGTCCCCACAGCGCTGTGGCACCACAGCGCGTCCGAGACGGACCGGCAGCGCCTGGAACGGATGCGCGAGGCCGGCGGCATCGACTGGCGTACGGTGCGCCCGTTCCGTACGAAGGAGGAGGCGGGGCACGAGGAGCCCTGGTTCGCCTTCCTGGCCGGCGACAACCCCGGCTACCCGGGACGGATCCTGGCCGCCGCGCAGGCCCAGGTGCGCCACCGCCTCGCGCGGATGGAGCGCTACCGCGACCTGGACGTCCCCGAGGAGGACATCCACCTGTGGCAGCAGTCCAACCCGGTGGTCACCGAGGCCCTGGTCCAGCTCACTTGGGGCGGACCACAGGTTATCTACAACGGCGGCCTCCAGCAGGCCCGCCTCCGTCACTACGACGCCCACACCGGTCGCCCCGGCCTCCCGCCGTCAGTAGCCGCACTGGTCACGGCCATCGACCCCGCCGCGACCACCGTCGAACTGGTCAACCTCGACCCCCGCACCGCACGCGCCGTCATCGTGCAAGCCGGTGCCTGTGCCGAACACACCATCAGGGACGTGCGGTACACCGTCTGTCAGGATCCCTCCTGGATCGGCGACCTGTACGACTACGGCCACCGCGAACCGACCGTCACCGAGGCCACGGTGACCGTCGACGGCACCTGGATCAGCGTCGAGCTCCCGCCGTCCACCAGGATCCGGCTGACCCTGGAACTGACGCTCCGCACCCGCACCCCCTCCTACCGCACCCCCTTCGACACCACCGAGGGCGACGCTTCGTGAGGAGCTGGGAAACCTCCGTCGAACCGGTTCGAGGAAGTTAGCACCGGGACAACCGGCCAGCAATACCCGCGGCGTGGGGTTCTCGCGCGTCGATTTCCGTGCTCGGGAAAGTGTGCGCGGGGTATTGACAGTCGTAGAGGTCGTTTCTACGTTCCTTCATGCGAACCGGTTCGACAGCCGGGCCTCGCTCGTCCCGCAAACCGCACCCTCACGACCGGTGGACGTTCCCTCCTTCGAGGTGTCGAACCGGTTCGAGCAAGGAGTCGTCGTGAACATCGGTGAGATCGCCCGGCGAGCCGGTGTCTCGCGCTCCACCGTCTCCTACGCGCTGAGCGGCAAGCGTCCGGTGTCGGACGACACGCGCCGGAAGATCCAGGAGGTCATCGACGAGTTGGGCTACCGCCCGAACGCCAGCGCGCGAGCCCTGGCCAACGGCCGGACCAGCACGATCGGCCTGGTGTTCCCGCCGGCCGGCAACCACTACACGGGCATGCAGTTGGACTTCATCGGCAGTGTGGTGGAGGCCGCCGCGGCATACGACTACGACGTACTGCTGTCACCGAGCGGTGTGGACACCGACCGCTCGTTTCAGCGGCTGCTGGGGGAGCGGCGCGTCGACGGGGCGATCTTGATGGAGATCAGGCTGGTGGACGACCGGGTGGATCACCTGGCCGCGCTCGACTTCCCCTCCGTCGCCATCGGCCGCACCGCCGATCCCGAAAGCGGCTGGTGGGTCGGCCTGGACCACACCGCGCTGGCGGCCGCGTGCGTCCACCACCTGGCGGATCTCGGCCACCGCAGGGTCGCCTTCGTCAACCGGCCCGAGCAGTTGCTGCAAGCCGGGTACGAATCCGCGCACCGGGGTCTTGACGGCTTCACCAAGGCCGCGGCCGAGCGCGGGCTGACGGTGCGCACGTACTGCTGCGGGGACGACGCCGCCTCCGGCCAGGCATGCCTGGAACGGATCCTGCACGACGACCCGGCCACCACGGCACTGGTCACCCTGAACGAGGCCGCGCTGGGCGGTCTCTACCGGGGGCTCGCCCAGGCCGGCCGCCATGTGCCGCGCGACTTCTCCGTCACCGGAGTCGTGGCCGCCCGATGGGCGGAGACGGTGACCCCCCAGCTCACCGCGGCGGACGTACCGGCGGCGGAGATGGGCAGGCACGCCGTCGACCTGCTCGTTGAGCGGCTCGGCCGCCCCGGCACGCCGCCCCGCCACCACCTCCTGGCGCCGCCGATCTCTCTGCGGGCGAGTACGGGACCCGCGGGAAACCCGCACATCGCGGGCGACGGGACCGACACCACGTCCTGACCGTATCCACGCGCACCTCCTCACATCACCGGTCGCACCGAACCGTGCGGCAGGGCCGTTCGCCACGCCGCCCTCTCCTCATCACCCATGCTCTCGGCACCCGTATGTCCAGAACACTCGGCACCCGTATGTCCAGAACAAAGGAACCTCGATGAACAGCTTCTCCAGGCAGCGCCGGCTGACCGCGGCCGCCCTGACCGCCCTGGCCGTGGCCGTCACCGCCACCGCTTGTTCCACCGGCTCGGGCAGCAGCGCCACCGTGGGCGCCGGCAGCGGCACGTACACGATCTGGGACCCCTATCCGCAGTTCGACAGGAACTCGGCCTGGGGCAAGTTGCTGGACCAGTGCGGCAGCAAGGCCGGGGTGACGGTCAAGCGGACCGGCTTCGACACCAGCGACCTGGGGAACAAGGCCCTGCTGGCGGCCCAGCAGGGCAACTCGCCGGATGTCCTCGTCGTCGACAACCCGGTGGTCTCGACGCTCGCCGAGGCGGGTGTGCTCACCACGACCGACGAGAACAAGCTGGACCCCTCGAAGGTCGACGCCAACCTGCTCGCGGCCGGCCAGTCCGGCGGCAAAACTTACGGCACTCCGATCGGTGCCAACACCCTCGCTCTCTACTACAACAAGAAGGTGCTGAAGCAGGCCGGGGTGGACATCTCCTCGGTCAAGGACTGGCCGTCGCTGACCGCGGCACTGGCGAAGGTCAAGGCGGCGGGCAAGAAGGGCATCACGTTCTCGGCGATCGGCACGGAGGAGGGCAACTTCCAGTTCCTGCCGTGGTTCTGGGGCGCCGGCGCCAAGCTGACCGCACTCGATTCCGCCCAGGCCGTGTCCGCCCTGTCCCTGTGGACGGACTGGCTGAAGAACGGCTACGCCCCGAACTCGGTGCTCAACAACACCCAGACGACCAGCTGGCAGGAGTTCGCCAGCGGCGACTACGCGTTCAGCGAGAACGGCACCTGGCAACTCGCAGCCGCCAAGAAGGCCGGCCTCGACTACGGCGTGCTGCCCGTTCCCGGCGCGAACGGAGGCAAAGCCGCCGCCGCGGTCGGCGGTGAGTTCGTGACCATACCGGTCCAGAAGGACACCGGCCGCTACGCCACTTCCCAGAAGCTGGCGACCTGCCTGACCAGCACCGACAACCTCTACAACACCGACACCACGCTGTCCTACGTTGCCCCCACCGGCGAGGTCCAGGCCAAGCAGGTGGCCGCGAACGCCGAACTCAAGCCGTGGGTGGACGCGGTCAAGGCGGCCAAGGGCCGCACCAGTGACGACCTGGGCACCAAGTACCCCAAGATCTCCGAGCAGATGTGGAAGGCCGTCCAGTCCGCCCTCAGCGGGTCCAAGTCGCCCAAGGTCGCGTTGTCCGCGGCCCAGTCCGCCGTCAAGTAGCCCGACCGCAAGGGCCGTTCATGAAACACACGACACAGCTGCCGGACCCCCGGTCCGTGCGCGTCCACGCCGGCGCGGTCACCGCCGACCCGCCCCCGGTTCGCGGAACGAAGCGCCGCCGCCCCACCTCCACACAGTGGGCCGCCTGGGGGTTCCTCGCCCCCGTGACCCTCTATCTCGCCCTCTTCTACGCCTATCCGCTGTACCGCAACATCGACCTGAGCCTGCGCAACTACACCGTCCGCTCCTTCGTTGAGGGCAACGCGCCGTTCACCGGCCTGAAGAACTACCACACCGTCTTCGCCGACCCGACCTTCGCCCCGGCCCTGTTCCACACCGCCGTGTTCACCGCCGTGTGCCTGATCTTCCAGTACGCCCTGGGGCTGGCCCTCGCCGTCTTCTTCAACCAGCACTTCCGACTGTCGGCCACCCTGCGGGCCCTGTTCCTGGTGCCCTGGCTGCTGCCGCTGATCGTGTCGGCCTCCACCTGGTCGTGGATGCTCAACAGCGACTCCGGTGTCGTCAACGCCGCCCTGCACGTCATCGGCGTCGGACCGGTGAACTGGCTGACGTCACCCACCTGGTCGCTGGCCTCGGTGATCATCGCCAACGTCTGGATCGGCATCCCGTTCAACCTGGTCGTGCTCTACAGCGGCCTGCAGTCCATCCCAGTCGGCCTGTACGAGGCCGCGGCGCTCGACGGGGCGGGTGCCTGGCGCCGGTTCTGGAACATCACCTTCCCGCTGCTGCGTCCGGTGTCCGCGATCACCCTGCTCCTGGGGCTGGTCTACACCCTCAAGGTCTTCGACATCATCTGGATCATGACCAAGGGCGGCCCGGCGGACTCGTCCACCACCTTCGCCACCTGGTCCTACCAGCTCGGATTCGGCAACCTGCTGCCCGCCTTCGGCCCCGGAGCGGCCGTCGGCAACCTGCTCGTCGTCGCGGCCCTGGTCTTCGGCCTGGTGTACCTGAGAGTCCAGCGAAAGCAGGCACTGTCATGAACCGAAGCCGTACGTGGTGGAAGACGGCCGTGGGCCTGGTGCTGACTGCGGTCATGCTCTTCCCGGTCTACTGGATGCTCAACGTCTCCCTCACCCGCGACCAGGACATGCGCAAGAGCCCCCCGGGCCTGCTGCCACTCCACGGCACCCTGGCCGGCTACCGAACCGTCCTGGACGAGCAGTTGCCCTACCTCGGCACCAGCTTCGTCATCGGCCTGGGCACCGTCGTGCTGACCGTGGTCCTGTCCGCGCCCGCCGGCTACGCGCTGGCCAAGCTGCGCCCGCGCGGCGGGGGCATCCTGAACTTCGTCCTGCTGGCCGCCCAGATGATCCCCGGCATCATCATGGCGATGGGCTTCTACGCCATCTACCTCCAACTCGGCCTCCTCCAGTCCGTCCCCGGCCTCATCGTCGCCGACTCCACCCTGGCCGTCCCCTTCGGCGTCCTGATCTTCACGGCGTTCATGTCGGGCATCCCCGGCGAACTGCTCCAGGCGGCACAGGTGGACGGCGCCAGTGTCCTGCGCACCTTCCGCTCCGTCGTTTTGCCGATGAGCCGCAACGCCGTCGTCACGGTGTCCCTGTTCGCGTTCCTGTGGTCCTGGTCCGACTTCGTCTTCGCCAGCACCCTCGTCAACGGCGGCGCCCAGGAGCCGATCACGCTCGGCATCTACCACTACATCGGCAACAACAACCAGCAGTGGAACGCCATCATGGCCACCGCCGTCGTGGCCTCGTTGCCCGCCGCGGTCATCCTCGTCCTCGCCCAGCGCTATGTCGCCGCCGGCGTGACCGCCGGCGCTGTCAAGGACTGAGACCGGCCCGACCCCGCGCCAGGAGGCTGAACCGCTCACGCGTCAGCCTGTTGCCGCCCCCTGCCCCAGAATCGAGTCACGACACATGACCGCCGCCCGATCCGGCCCGGCCTTCTCGGTCCACGACATCCCGTTCAGCACGTACGGATCCTGGTTCGACATATCGCCCGTGGTGGCCGAGAACTCGTACGCCGAGGACCTCCACCTCGTCTCGCACCAGAACGGCATGCACGCCGTGCTGCGCATGGTCCCCCTGAATGCGACGCGGGGCGACCGCGCCGAGACCCGTATCGAGGCGACACCGGGCCTGCTCAGCTGGGTCGGCGAAAGCGGGCGCGTCGACCTCG
Coding sequences:
- a CDS encoding LacI family DNA-binding transcriptional regulator → MNIGEIARRAGVSRSTVSYALSGKRPVSDDTRRKIQEVIDELGYRPNASARALANGRTSTIGLVFPPAGNHYTGMQLDFIGSVVEAAAAYDYDVLLSPSGVDTDRSFQRLLGERRVDGAILMEIRLVDDRVDHLAALDFPSVAIGRTADPESGWWVGLDHTALAAACVHHLADLGHRRVAFVNRPEQLLQAGYESAHRGLDGFTKAAAERGLTVRTYCCGDDAASGQACLERILHDDPATTALVTLNEAALGGLYRGLAQAGRHVPRDFSVTGVVAARWAETVTPQLTAADVPAAEMGRHAVDLLVERLGRPGTPPRHHLLAPPISLRASTGPAGNPHIAGDGTDTTS
- a CDS encoding sugar ABC transporter substrate-binding protein, with amino-acid sequence MNSFSRQRRLTAAALTALAVAVTATACSTGSGSSATVGAGSGTYTIWDPYPQFDRNSAWGKLLDQCGSKAGVTVKRTGFDTSDLGNKALLAAQQGNSPDVLVVDNPVVSTLAEAGVLTTTDENKLDPSKVDANLLAAGQSGGKTYGTPIGANTLALYYNKKVLKQAGVDISSVKDWPSLTAALAKVKAAGKKGITFSAIGTEEGNFQFLPWFWGAGAKLTALDSAQAVSALSLWTDWLKNGYAPNSVLNNTQTTSWQEFASGDYAFSENGTWQLAAAKKAGLDYGVLPVPGANGGKAAAAVGGEFVTIPVQKDTGRYATSQKLATCLTSTDNLYNTDTTLSYVAPTGEVQAKQVAANAELKPWVDAVKAAKGRTSDDLGTKYPKISEQMWKAVQSALSGSKSPKVALSAAQSAVK
- a CDS encoding carbohydrate ABC transporter permease, yielding MKHTTQLPDPRSVRVHAGAVTADPPPVRGTKRRRPTSTQWAAWGFLAPVTLYLALFYAYPLYRNIDLSLRNYTVRSFVEGNAPFTGLKNYHTVFADPTFAPALFHTAVFTAVCLIFQYALGLALAVFFNQHFRLSATLRALFLVPWLLPLIVSASTWSWMLNSDSGVVNAALHVIGVGPVNWLTSPTWSLASVIIANVWIGIPFNLVVLYSGLQSIPVGLYEAAALDGAGAWRRFWNITFPLLRPVSAITLLLGLVYTLKVFDIIWIMTKGGPADSSTTFATWSYQLGFGNLLPAFGPGAAVGNLLVVAALVFGLVYLRVQRKQALS
- a CDS encoding carbohydrate ABC transporter permease — encoded protein: MNRSRTWWKTAVGLVLTAVMLFPVYWMLNVSLTRDQDMRKSPPGLLPLHGTLAGYRTVLDEQLPYLGTSFVIGLGTVVLTVVLSAPAGYALAKLRPRGGGILNFVLLAAQMIPGIIMAMGFYAIYLQLGLLQSVPGLIVADSTLAVPFGVLIFTAFMSGIPGELLQAAQVDGASVLRTFRSVVLPMSRNAVVTVSLFAFLWSWSDFVFASTLVNGGAQEPITLGIYHYIGNNNQQWNAIMATAVVASLPAAVILVLAQRYVAAGVTAGAVKD